A genomic segment from uncultured Marinifilum sp. encodes:
- the rlmN gene encoding 23S rRNA (adenine(2503)-C(2))-methyltransferase RlmN translates to MGKEILLGKTLDELIELVKELGLPKFTAKQISDWLYKKDINEIDEMTNLSLKARTALKEKFELGTTESTKVEASVDGTKKYLYPTNHPNKFIETAFIPDRDRNTLCVSSQVGCKMGCLFCMTGKQGFQGQLSSGEIINQIRSLPERESLTNIVYMGMGEPLDNVPEVMKSLEILTSDYGMAMSPRRITVSTIGIIPGMLEFLENSECHLAISLHTPFDEERKKLMPIQNVYPIKDVLKIVKDFDFGRQRRVSFEYIMFKGINDTANHVKELCRILDGIKCRINLIRFHPIPDTPLDGSDEQTIEFFKDQLNKKGITTTVRRSRGLDIFAACGLLSTKELVKRQNEDF, encoded by the coding sequence ATGGGTAAAGAAATCCTTTTAGGAAAAACACTAGATGAGTTAATCGAACTTGTAAAAGAGTTAGGACTTCCAAAATTTACAGCCAAACAAATTTCAGATTGGTTGTACAAAAAAGATATTAACGAGATTGATGAGATGACCAATCTTTCTCTTAAAGCGAGAACGGCTTTAAAAGAAAAATTTGAATTGGGAACAACGGAATCAACCAAAGTAGAAGCTTCGGTTGATGGCACAAAAAAATACCTTTACCCTACAAATCATCCCAATAAATTTATCGAAACCGCCTTTATTCCCGATAGAGACAGAAACACATTATGCGTTTCTTCGCAAGTTGGCTGTAAAATGGGCTGTTTGTTTTGTATGACAGGAAAGCAGGGCTTTCAAGGTCAATTATCGAGCGGCGAAATTATAAATCAGATAAGAAGTTTACCTGAGCGAGAAAGCCTGACAAACATTGTTTACATGGGAATGGGTGAACCTCTTGACAATGTTCCGGAGGTAATGAAATCCTTAGAAATACTTACTTCCGATTACGGAATGGCAATGAGCCCCAGAAGAATTACGGTTTCTACAATTGGTATTATTCCTGGTATGCTTGAGTTTCTGGAAAACAGTGAATGCCATTTAGCAATTAGTTTACACACTCCTTTTGATGAAGAAAGAAAAAAATTAATGCCTATACAAAATGTATATCCCATTAAGGATGTTTTAAAAATTGTAAAGGATTTTGATTTTGGCCGTCAGCGTAGGGTTTCTTTTGAATACATCATGTTTAAAGGAATAAATGACACAGCCAATCATGTTAAAGAATTGTGTAGAATTCTTGATGGCATAAAATGCAGAATTAACTTAATACGCTTTCATCCAATTCCCGACACTCCTCTTGATGGATCTGATGAACAAACCATAGAATTCTTTAAAGATCAATTAAACAAAAAAGGCATAACCACTACTGTTCGAAGATCGCGTGGTTTAGATATTTTTGCCGCCTGCGGATTACTATCAACAAAAGAGTTGGTAAAAAGGCAAAATGAAGATTTTTAA
- a CDS encoding LacI family DNA-binding transcriptional regulator: MANRPVTIKDIAEKLNISVSTVSRALKNNPEISLQTREAVQKLAKELKYQPNPLAVALKTQKSNTIGVVVPQIVSSFYASVVKGIEQVADEFGYQVFVSSSNEKKEKEEKNVNGFLNMRMDGIILSLSRATNTYDHIHKIHDLGVPMVLFDRTSKELNVSKVVADDAAAAHTAVSHLINGGAKRIAFLTGPEYMLFGRNRLRGYKKALADNNINLDETLISRCDFTVEDAKKLCLDLFARTNRPDAVFAINDDMAIGAIAAAKELGLKIPEEVAVVGFSNSRRSRYMEPSVSTMDQNPKAVGREAAKLLFGQMEKTPEAKEVKEVVVHADLIVRTSSDK, from the coding sequence ATGGCAAACCGACCTGTTACCATTAAAGATATCGCAGAAAAATTAAATATTTCTGTGTCAACTGTTTCTCGAGCATTAAAAAATAATCCCGAAATTAGTTTGCAAACCAGAGAAGCTGTTCAAAAATTAGCAAAAGAATTAAAATATCAGCCTAATCCTTTGGCGGTTGCATTAAAAACTCAAAAATCGAATACTATTGGAGTTGTTGTTCCACAAATTGTAAGTTCTTTTTATGCTTCGGTTGTGAAAGGAATCGAACAAGTAGCCGATGAGTTCGGATATCAGGTTTTTGTAAGTTCTTCTAATGAAAAAAAGGAAAAAGAAGAAAAGAATGTAAATGGTTTCTTAAATATGAGAATGGACGGTATTATTTTATCTCTTTCTCGTGCCACCAATACTTACGATCATATTCATAAAATTCACGATTTAGGAGTTCCTATGGTTCTTTTCGATAGAACATCTAAAGAATTGAATGTTTCGAAAGTGGTAGCTGATGATGCTGCAGCTGCTCATACAGCAGTGAGCCATTTGATTAATGGAGGAGCCAAAAGAATTGCTTTTTTAACAGGTCCGGAATACATGCTTTTTGGTAGAAACAGATTACGAGGATATAAAAAAGCTTTAGCTGATAATAATATTAATCTTGATGAAACTTTAATTTCACGTTGTGACTTTACTGTTGAAGATGCTAAGAAATTATGTCTTGATTTATTTGCCAGAACAAATCGTCCGGATGCAGTTTTTGCAATTAACGATGATATGGCAATTGGAGCTATTGCAGCAGCAAAAGAGTTAGGATTAAAAATTCCCGAAGAAGTTGCCGTTGTAGGTTTTTCAAATTCACGACGATCAAGATATATGGAGCCATCGGTTTCTACAATGGATCAAAATCCTAAAGCTGTAGGTCGCGAAGCTGCTAAATTATTGTTTGGTCAAATGGAAAAAACTCCTGAGGCTAAAGAAGTTAAAGAGGTTGTGGTCCATGCCGACTTAATTGTAAGGACTTCGAGCGATAAGTAA
- a CDS encoding LexA family transcriptional regulator — MKNLNKNLKHLRIRKRLSQARLSARIGIGASSISAYEHKRSTPKVSTLLKYSEYFNRKLDELVKEDIETSDREQKQDTKGASLRVLPILVDDKNDEMISLVPAKAAAGYLNGYSDAEFISELPNFRMPFSELSENKTYRAFQIEGESMLPVAAGSYIICEYLQDWELIKNDTCHIVVTNEDGIVYKRVQKDFENNQLLLISDNKEYLSFEVSLNQVQEVWKALGFISFQLPESNK, encoded by the coding sequence ATGAAAAATCTAAATAAAAACTTAAAACATTTACGCATTCGAAAAAGATTATCACAGGCAAGACTTTCTGCCCGAATAGGAATTGGAGCATCATCAATTAGTGCATACGAACACAAGAGAAGCACCCCAAAAGTATCAACTTTATTAAAATACTCGGAATATTTCAATCGCAAATTAGACGAATTGGTGAAAGAAGATATTGAAACATCAGATCGCGAGCAAAAACAAGACACCAAAGGAGCAAGCTTAAGGGTATTGCCAATTTTAGTTGACGATAAAAATGATGAAATGATAAGTTTGGTTCCTGCTAAAGCCGCTGCGGGATATTTAAACGGATACTCCGATGCTGAATTTATAAGCGAGCTGCCCAATTTTCGTATGCCATTTTCCGAATTATCGGAAAATAAAACCTATAGAGCTTTCCAAATTGAAGGTGAAAGTATGCTTCCTGTTGCTGCCGGTTCATACATTATTTGCGAATACTTGCAGGATTGGGAATTAATTAAAAACGACACCTGCCACATTGTTGTTACAAACGAAGACGGAATTGTATATAAAAGAGTACAGAAAGATTTCGAAAATAATCAGTTGCTATTAATTTCGGATAATAAAGAATATTTATCCTTCGAGGTAAGTCTTAATCAGGTACAAGAAGTATGGAAAGCCTTAGGATTTATAAGTTTTCAACTTCCAGAAAGCAACAAATAA
- a CDS encoding DMT family transporter, which produces MLFAILTAFLWGFLPIFLKVALKSVDPVSIVWFRFSFSFSVLFLYYLFTDRKQLNIIVRPPLILVVAALALGINYIGFLQGLNYTSPSNAQIIIQSGPIMLALAGVIFFKERLNLKQILGFGIAGIGLFLFYQNQLKLFIHDTNAFNLGFFWIKLGAVTWVLYAVLQKKMVQKYPAQLLNMVLYGIPALIYTPMANFSSFTGLDFKTWAILIFLGINTLVAYGSIALAFKYTEAYKVSIIVTLNPIITLLSMAVLTKLQVNWIQSENLSIFSLVGAILVIGGAVTAVFFSKEKKKAKLKRAL; this is translated from the coding sequence ATATTATTTGCCATTCTCACGGCTTTTCTTTGGGGCTTTCTGCCTATTTTCCTGAAGGTAGCACTTAAGAGTGTCGATCCTGTAAGTATTGTATGGTTTCGATTTAGTTTTTCGTTTTCTGTTCTGTTCTTATATTACTTATTCACCGATAGAAAACAACTTAATATCATAGTACGCCCTCCATTAATTTTAGTTGTTGCAGCATTAGCATTAGGAATAAACTATATCGGATTTTTGCAGGGACTAAACTATACAAGTCCGAGTAATGCACAAATTATTATTCAAAGTGGTCCAATTATGCTTGCTCTTGCAGGAGTTATTTTTTTTAAGGAACGATTAAATTTAAAACAGATACTCGGATTTGGTATAGCTGGCATTGGTTTATTCCTGTTCTATCAAAATCAGTTAAAATTATTTATTCATGATACAAATGCCTTTAATCTGGGATTTTTTTGGATAAAACTGGGTGCAGTTACCTGGGTATTATATGCTGTTTTACAGAAAAAAATGGTTCAAAAATATCCAGCTCAACTTTTAAATATGGTGTTGTATGGAATTCCTGCTTTAATTTACACGCCTATGGCCAATTTTTCATCCTTTACAGGATTAGATTTTAAAACGTGGGCAATCTTAATTTTTCTGGGTATAAATACTCTGGTAGCCTACGGATCAATTGCTTTAGCATTTAAATACACCGAGGCATACAAGGTTAGCATAATTGTAACCTTAAATCCAATTATTACTCTTTTAAGCATGGCAGTTCTAACAAAACTTCAGGTAAACTGGATACAAAGTGAAAACTTAAGTATTTTCTCTTTAGTGGGTGCTATCTTAGTAATTGGAGGCGCTGTTACAGCGGTATTTTTCTCTAAAGAAAAGAAAAAAGCTAAACTTAAACGTGCTCTCTAG
- a CDS encoding cation diffusion facilitator family transporter: MKRLKLDKSNWAEVEGWLSILGNVVLFILKYWAGVVTGSIAIIADAWHTLSDSLSSVIVLVGAKISKKPADEDHPFGHGRADLISAFVIGILLLLVAFDFIIESYHTLRDGETSQFGSIAIVVMIISIVLKELLAQFAYRGARKTKSKVLKADAWHHRSDAISSLVILVGIFLGKYYWWIDGALGMAVALMIGYAAYEIIRDSIHSLLGESPEQELLDDLKKICERVYPHGLNPHHFHVHNYGDYTEVTFHIKLPHDMTIKDAHDIATKIEDEIKEKFGFVSTIHIEPREHV; encoded by the coding sequence TTGAAAAGGCTGAAGTTAGATAAATCGAATTGGGCAGAGGTGGAAGGTTGGCTTTCCATTCTCGGAAATGTAGTGCTCTTTATTTTAAAATATTGGGCAGGCGTTGTAACAGGTTCCATTGCAATTATTGCCGATGCATGGCATACTTTGTCCGATAGCTTAAGTTCTGTTATCGTATTGGTTGGTGCAAAAATATCAAAGAAACCGGCCGACGAGGACCATCCCTTTGGACATGGTAGAGCCGATTTAATAAGTGCATTTGTAATTGGAATACTTCTTTTATTGGTGGCTTTCGATTTTATAATTGAATCGTATCATACTCTTCGCGATGGTGAAACTTCGCAATTTGGAAGCATTGCCATTGTTGTTATGATTATTTCGATAGTACTTAAAGAGCTTTTGGCTCAATTTGCTTACAGAGGAGCACGAAAAACCAAATCGAAGGTTCTTAAGGCCGATGCCTGGCATCATAGAAGCGATGCTATTTCTTCTCTGGTAATATTAGTAGGAATATTTTTAGGGAAATATTATTGGTGGATTGATGGTGCTTTGGGAATGGCTGTTGCTTTAATGATTGGTTACGCGGCTTATGAAATTATTCGCGATTCCATTCATTCATTGCTGGGAGAGAGCCCCGAGCAAGAACTGCTCGACGATCTTAAAAAAATATGTGAGAGAGTATATCCACATGGATTAAATCCGCATCATTTTCATGTTCATAATTACGGCGATTATACCGAAGTAACTTTTCATATAAAGCTTCCGCATGATATGACAATAAAAGATGCTCATGACATAGCAACAAAAATAGAAGATGAAATAAAGGAAAAATTTGGCTTTGTTTCTACAATTCATATTGAGCCTAGAGAGCACGTTTAA
- a CDS encoding metallophosphatase — protein sequence MKGFIMWNRRDFLKKLGLTGAFVSTGFFWNKLLAAPQKQMHIIILHTNDMHSRIEPFPDNDPKYGGLGGFARINALVKRIRREDENVLLFDSGDVFQGTPYFNFFEGEAEFKLMSKIGYDAGNIGNHEFDNGIEGISSKLKFLNFPLLNANYDFSGTKLEGKIPEYKIFDKGDIRIGVFGVGVDLDGYVEAHNRESIQYVDPVDVAEKMVRILKKENNCDLVVCLSHLGHSSRTGNDCDVELAKKTRGVDLILGGHSHTLLEKPVRILNLDNKEVIINQVGWAGIALGRLDFYIDKKKNTKLASSKLIRVDAKLA from the coding sequence ATGAAAGGATTTATCATGTGGAATAGACGAGATTTTTTGAAGAAGCTTGGTTTAACAGGAGCTTTTGTGAGTACAGGATTTTTTTGGAATAAGCTATTGGCAGCTCCTCAAAAGCAAATGCACATTATTATTTTGCATACCAATGATATGCATAGTAGAATAGAACCTTTTCCTGATAATGATCCTAAATATGGTGGATTAGGCGGTTTTGCAAGAATTAATGCTTTGGTAAAAAGGATTAGAAGAGAGGACGAGAATGTACTATTGTTCGATTCGGGTGATGTTTTTCAAGGAACTCCTTATTTTAATTTTTTTGAGGGTGAAGCAGAATTTAAACTGATGTCGAAAATAGGATATGATGCCGGAAATATTGGTAATCATGAGTTTGATAATGGTATAGAAGGAATAAGTTCTAAATTAAAATTTCTTAATTTTCCGTTATTAAATGCAAATTACGATTTTTCAGGTACTAAATTAGAAGGTAAAATTCCCGAGTATAAAATTTTTGATAAAGGAGATATACGAATTGGAGTTTTTGGTGTTGGTGTAGACCTTGATGGTTATGTTGAGGCTCATAATAGGGAATCGATACAATATGTCGATCCAGTTGATGTGGCCGAAAAAATGGTTCGTATCCTTAAAAAGGAAAATAATTGTGATTTAGTAGTGTGTTTATCGCATTTGGGACATTCAAGTCGTACAGGTAATGATTGCGATGTTGAATTGGCAAAGAAAACCCGAGGTGTTGACCTAATTTTAGGAGGACATTCGCACACATTACTTGAAAAACCTGTTCGGATTTTAAATCTTGATAACAAAGAGGTAATAATTAATCAGGTAGGCTGGGCAGGAATTGCACTTGGTCGTCTCGATTTTTATATCGATAAAAAGAAAAATACAAAGTTAGCATCATCTAAGCTTATAAGGGTTGATGCAAAATTGGCATAG
- a CDS encoding 5'-nucleotidase, with translation MIRNLLKTLWLAIVLAVFISCSSNSKINNSGSHYSVNSVLDESAKIDTSFLNLINSYKVQLDGEMNAVLAYSDYDMIAKKPESLLSNFIADAMYEIGNKYCKENNLTHEVDIAIMNMGGIRTALPKGEITTGRVYEMLPFKNKLVIVGMKGKDLKALLNELAQYGGEGVSHLKMGIKNKKMVSLLVDNQEVDPERIYYILTVDYLANGGAGIKAFETRETFRHLHRKLRSEIIKYMIEKTENGQHISSKLDERIYHVE, from the coding sequence ATGATAAGAAATCTACTCAAAACTCTTTGGCTGGCAATTGTTTTAGCTGTTTTTATTTCTTGTAGCAGTAATTCAAAAATTAATAATTCTGGTTCGCATTATTCTGTGAATTCGGTATTAGACGAAAGCGCTAAAATTGATACTTCGTTTTTAAATTTAATAAATTCTTATAAAGTACAATTAGATGGCGAAATGAATGCAGTGCTTGCTTATTCTGATTATGATATGATTGCTAAAAAACCGGAGAGTTTGCTCTCTAATTTTATAGCCGACGCAATGTACGAGATTGGAAATAAATATTGTAAAGAAAATAACTTAACTCACGAGGTTGATATTGCAATTATGAATATGGGAGGTATACGAACCGCTTTGCCAAAAGGAGAAATTACTACCGGACGTGTATATGAGATGTTACCATTTAAAAATAAGCTGGTAATTGTTGGAATGAAAGGGAAGGATTTAAAAGCATTACTAAATGAGCTGGCGCAATATGGTGGAGAAGGTGTAAGCCATTTAAAAATGGGAATAAAAAATAAAAAGATGGTGAGTTTACTGGTTGATAATCAAGAAGTAGATCCGGAAAGAATATATTATATTTTAACGGTTGATTATTTGGCAAATGGAGGTGCTGGAATAAAAGCTTTCGAAACTAGGGAGACTTTTCGACATTTGCACAGAAAATTACGGTCAGAAATCATAAAATATATGATAGAGAAAACTGAAAATGGACAACATATTTCTTCAAAATTAGATGAAAGGATTTATCATGTGGAATAG
- the dinB gene encoding DNA polymerase IV — MERKITKIEGVFFECLPNIINICACKMDEIRKIIHIDMDAFFASVEQKDNPQLKGKPIAVGGDGNRGVVAAASYEARKFGVHSAMASKIAKKRCPHLIFVKVRHERYKEVSNQIMNIFHEFTDLVEPLSIDEAFLDVTRNKKDLVSATLIAQEIKKRIKEVTGLTASAGISVNKFLAKIASDYRKPDGIFVIPPKDVEDFIAELNVDKFFGVGKVTANKMHQLGIFKGKDLKERRLSDLNRLFGKNGTYYYQIVRGVDNRPVNPNRIRKSVGTEHTFENNLLELKEIKRDLQKSAEDLCKRLEKSKFRGRTLTLKLKYSNFEQETRSKTFLREIKGYEDIMQIADDLLNQEDLKTSIRLIGLSVSNRINESEPLQLTIDF, encoded by the coding sequence ATGGAGCGTAAAATTACGAAAATAGAAGGAGTATTTTTTGAATGCCTGCCGAATATTATAAATATTTGCGCTTGTAAAATGGACGAAATACGCAAGATAATACATATTGATATGGATGCTTTTTTTGCCTCGGTAGAGCAGAAGGATAATCCGCAACTAAAAGGTAAACCTATTGCAGTAGGTGGGGATGGAAACCGTGGTGTTGTTGCTGCAGCAAGTTACGAAGCCAGAAAGTTTGGTGTTCACTCTGCTATGGCATCTAAAATTGCAAAGAAAAGATGTCCTCATTTAATATTTGTGAAAGTACGACACGAGAGATACAAGGAAGTTTCAAATCAGATTATGAATATATTTCATGAATTTACTGATTTGGTAGAACCTCTTTCTATTGATGAGGCATTTTTAGATGTAACCCGTAATAAAAAGGATCTTGTATCTGCAACATTAATTGCTCAAGAAATTAAGAAACGCATTAAAGAAGTAACCGGATTAACTGCATCGGCAGGAATATCAGTAAATAAATTTTTGGCAAAAATTGCTTCAGATTATCGTAAACCCGATGGAATATTTGTTATTCCACCAAAGGATGTAGAAGACTTTATTGCCGAATTAAATGTGGATAAATTTTTTGGTGTAGGCAAAGTTACTGCCAATAAAATGCATCAGTTGGGTATTTTTAAGGGCAAAGACTTAAAAGAAAGAAGGCTTAGCGATTTAAATCGACTTTTTGGAAAGAACGGAACTTATTATTATCAAATTGTAAGAGGAGTAGATAATCGGCCGGTAAATCCGAATCGCATTCGTAAATCTGTAGGAACAGAGCATACTTTTGAAAATAATTTGCTGGAACTTAAAGAAATAAAAAGAGATTTGCAGAAATCGGCCGAAGATTTGTGTAAAAGACTAGAAAAGAGTAAGTTTAGAGGTCGTACTCTTACATTAAAATTAAAATATAGCAATTTTGAACAAGAAACCAGAAGTAAAACTTTTTTGCGAGAGATTAAAGGTTATGAGGATATAATGCAAATTGCTGATGATTTACTAAATCAGGAAGACTTGAAAACCAGTATTCGTTTGATTGGCTTAAGTGTTTCGAACCGAATAAATGAATCGGAACCATTACAACTTACTATTGATTTTTAA
- a CDS encoding MATE family efflux transporter yields MTKKTQHKKLTTSTFKDVNKIKDLTQGNIFSQILKLAIPIIATSFVQMAYNMTDMAWLGHVGKETVSAVGMALYLVWFGSSLMFIPKIGAEVGISQSIGRNNTQDAQSFAKNSFSLSILISTVFALLVWIFAVPIVSTFNIENEVVNATAVDYLRFIAFGMPFTFTNISMSGIYNGTGNTRIPFIVNTIGLLMNIILDPILIFGWGSIPALGAKGAAIATVSSQFVVFLIFLYNLHIRQNPLNIKLYLGKIQKKFFKPIFKVGGPVALQSVCFAFLAMILARVLNEIAEGKEIPFAVQSIGAQIEALSWMTASGFSTALGTFTGQNFGAKKWHRIQKGFFITLGIACFIGLISTILFLFAGEAIFSLFMKNSEHEVVNLGIVYLIVLSFSQIFMSIEITTTGAFNGVGKAIPPAIVGIVGNVLRIPFAFLFSYSLINWLPEFSSLINSEYVLVTGVWWGITLSSILKGSFLFFWFLLLLYKHPENKHPLPYQNLWIRLIPSRLRQTTIILNPLENEEIKERT; encoded by the coding sequence ATGACTAAAAAAACACAACATAAAAAACTAACTACCAGCACTTTTAAAGACGTGAATAAAATAAAAGATCTTACACAGGGAAACATATTCTCACAAATTTTAAAACTTGCAATTCCCATTATTGCAACTTCTTTTGTTCAAATGGCTTATAATATGACTGATATGGCCTGGTTGGGACATGTTGGTAAAGAAACTGTAAGCGCAGTTGGAATGGCTCTGTATTTGGTTTGGTTTGGATCTTCGCTGATGTTTATTCCAAAAATTGGTGCCGAAGTTGGTATTTCACAGTCCATTGGTAGAAATAACACACAGGATGCTCAATCTTTTGCCAAAAATTCGTTCAGCTTATCCATACTGATATCTACTGTATTTGCTTTACTTGTGTGGATTTTTGCTGTTCCAATTGTCAGTACCTTCAATATCGAAAACGAAGTGGTTAATGCAACTGCAGTTGATTATTTAAGGTTTATTGCCTTTGGAATGCCATTTACTTTTACCAATATCAGTATGTCGGGTATTTACAACGGAACCGGAAATACCAGAATTCCGTTTATTGTAAATACCATTGGTCTGCTTATGAATATCATTCTCGATCCGATTTTGATTTTTGGCTGGGGAAGCATTCCTGCTTTGGGTGCAAAAGGTGCTGCCATAGCAACTGTTAGTTCTCAATTTGTTGTTTTTCTGATATTCCTTTACAATCTACACATCAGGCAAAATCCTCTGAATATTAAACTTTATTTGGGGAAAATTCAGAAAAAATTTTTCAAGCCAATATTTAAGGTTGGTGGCCCTGTAGCTTTGCAATCGGTCTGTTTTGCTTTTTTGGCAATGATATTGGCAAGGGTTTTAAACGAAATTGCTGAAGGAAAGGAAATTCCATTTGCAGTACAATCTATTGGAGCACAAATTGAAGCTCTATCGTGGATGACAGCATCGGGTTTCTCAACGGCTCTTGGAACTTTTACAGGTCAAAATTTTGGAGCAAAAAAATGGCATCGCATTCAAAAAGGATTTTTTATTACGCTTGGAATTGCCTGTTTTATTGGGCTTATAAGCACTATACTTTTTCTTTTTGCTGGAGAGGCTATTTTTAGTTTATTTATGAAAAACAGCGAACATGAAGTTGTTAACTTGGGAATTGTTTACCTCATAGTTCTTAGTTTTTCACAAATTTTTATGAGTATTGAAATTACTACAACCGGAGCTTTTAATGGCGTTGGTAAAGCTATTCCTCCTGCAATTGTTGGAATTGTTGGAAATGTACTTAGAATTCCATTTGCATTTCTCTTTAGTTACTCTCTTATTAACTGGCTTCCAGAATTTAGCAGTTTAATTAATTCGGAATACGTATTGGTAACAGGAGTTTGGTGGGGTATTACTTTATCGAGCATATTAAAAGGAAGCTTTTTATTCTTTTGGTTTTTATTACTACTTTATAAACACCCCGAGAACAAACATCCTTTACCCTATCAAAATTTATGGATTCGATTAATTCCAAGCAGACTGCGTCAAACAACAATCATTCTTAATCCATTGGAAAATGAAGAAATTAAAGAGAGAACTTAA
- the mnmD gene encoding tRNA (5-methylaminomethyl-2-thiouridine)(34)-methyltransferase MnmD translates to MKKLKRELKITEDGSYTFYMPDLDEHYHSTHGAIQESKHVFLEAGLNFSDKNPIHILEIGFGTGLNCFLTLLESIKTNRKIIYHSIELYPLEKDQIECLNYTEKTDALGIDLFQKIHRADWNINVEITKNFTLHKLLGDLKTYTFPDKYDLIYFDAFAPDVQADLWTEEIFKKLYKTTNANAILTTYCAKGIVKQALRASGFEVKRLAGPPGKRHMLRASNKM, encoded by the coding sequence ATGAAGAAATTAAAGAGAGAACTTAAAATAACAGAAGATGGTTCCTACACATTTTACATGCCCGATTTAGATGAACATTATCATTCTACACATGGTGCCATTCAGGAATCGAAACATGTATTCTTAGAGGCAGGACTAAATTTTTCAGATAAAAATCCGATACATATTTTAGAGATTGGTTTTGGAACAGGGCTTAATTGTTTTCTTACACTTTTAGAGTCGATTAAAACAAACAGAAAAATAATTTACCACTCCATAGAGTTATATCCATTGGAAAAAGATCAGATCGAATGCCTTAATTATACTGAAAAAACAGATGCTTTAGGAATAGATTTATTTCAAAAAATTCATCGGGCCGATTGGAATATAAATGTAGAAATCACAAAAAATTTCACACTTCACAAGCTGCTTGGCGATTTAAAAACGTATACTTTTCCGGATAAGTACGATTTAATTTATTTCGATGCCTTTGCTCCCGATGTACAAGCAGATTTATGGACAGAAGAAATATTTAAAAAGCTTTACAAAACTACCAATGCAAATGCAATTTTGACCACTTATTGCGCCAAAGGAATTGTGAAGCAAGCACTCCGGGCATCGGGTTTCGAAGTAAAAAGATTAGCAGGACCTCCTGGCAAAAGACACATGCTGCGAGCAAGCAATAAAATGTGA
- a CDS encoding FKBP-type peptidyl-prolyl cis-trans isomerase: MKYTEEQDKVSYCLGLSIASNLLTSGVKTISVEPFMEALDAAFNGKMPELSPEDANKILQEFFGKIQEEQAGKAVEEGKKFLEENAKKDGVISLESGLQYEIISEGTGEKPVGTNNVKCHYHGTLIDGTVFDSSVKRGEPATFPVNGVIAGWVEALQLMPVGSKWKLYVPSDLAYGAQGAGNLIGPHTTLIFEVELLEIV, encoded by the coding sequence ATGAAGTACACAGAAGAACAAGATAAGGTAAGCTATTGCCTTGGATTAAGCATTGCAAGTAACTTGCTAACCTCAGGAGTTAAAACTATTAGCGTTGAGCCATTTATGGAAGCTCTTGATGCTGCTTTTAACGGAAAAATGCCAGAACTTTCTCCTGAAGATGCAAACAAAATTTTACAGGAATTCTTTGGTAAAATACAGGAAGAACAAGCTGGAAAAGCTGTAGAAGAAGGAAAGAAATTCTTAGAAGAGAATGCTAAAAAAGATGGCGTTATTAGTCTGGAAAGTGGTCTTCAATATGAAATTATTTCTGAAGGAACTGGAGAAAAACCAGTAGGAACTAATAATGTAAAATGTCATTACCACGGTACTTTAATTGATGGTACTGTATTCGATAGCTCTGTAAAAAGAGGCGAGCCTGCTACATTCCCAGTTAATGGTGTTATTGCAGGATGGGTTGAAGCTCTTCAATTAATGCCAGTAGGATCGAAATGGAAATTATATGTTCCTTCGGATTTAGCTTATGGAGCGCAAGGTGCTGGTAACCTTATTGGTCCTCACACAACTCTAATTTTCGAAGTTGAGCTTTTAGAAATTGTATAG